The following are from one region of the Paenibacillus bovis genome:
- the bshC gene encoding bacillithiol biosynthesis cysteine-adding enzyme BshC: MNVVPERLPANQPLAERYINDFASVSSLYNMKVTDPQTWAQRAAWLDQSKHSRIDRGALVNCLEPYNRLHNNHEAVQKSLELLRQDDTLTIVGGQQSGLFTGPLLVIYKVVTLILGAREASARLNRPVVPVFWIAGEDHDWDEVNHTYLPDRDGQAVKIRMDHERGGHSPVSRTSIDHNHTAGVLKQFESLLPDSEHKSEWMQELRQYMEQSDNLSHAFAKQLGRLFGRFGVILLDSDDSQLRRLEVPVFRQMIQQNDRLTQAYLAAAEKVRALGYEEQATVAEDSANLFYIHSDEIYTNERILLFKRDGMFTDRKGLVTFTPDELLDMLEQHPERFSNNVLTRPLMQESLFPVLSTILGTGEIAYWALTHQAFEVLDLQMPPILPRMSFTMIEEKIQMLMKQFGLSFDDVRQRFDEVRTQWLSEQEDYHLDERFAELRRQFDQMYLPFIESLAEVDPSLPHIAATNQHKIEAQIEYLHRKSSNAVSKQHEVGLRRLDRIAHSLYPFGKPQERTINSYYYFGRYGEQWLDQLLSIEPDLDGGHRLIYM; this comes from the coding sequence ATGAATGTAGTCCCGGAGAGGCTACCTGCGAATCAGCCGCTAGCAGAGCGGTATATAAATGATTTTGCATCGGTAAGCAGCTTGTATAATATGAAAGTTACTGATCCGCAGACGTGGGCTCAGCGGGCAGCGTGGCTGGATCAGAGTAAGCACTCCCGGATTGATCGTGGAGCGTTAGTCAATTGTCTTGAACCCTATAACCGTTTACACAATAATCACGAAGCGGTGCAAAAGTCACTTGAGCTGCTGCGGCAGGACGACACACTCACTATAGTTGGCGGTCAGCAAAGCGGATTGTTTACCGGCCCGCTTCTGGTTATTTATAAAGTTGTCACCCTGATCCTGGGCGCGCGTGAAGCATCGGCCCGTTTGAATCGACCGGTTGTACCGGTTTTCTGGATCGCTGGAGAAGATCATGACTGGGATGAAGTCAATCATACGTATTTGCCTGATCGTGACGGACAGGCTGTCAAAATTCGTATGGATCATGAACGGGGTGGTCATTCTCCGGTCAGTCGTACCTCTATTGATCATAATCATACCGCAGGAGTACTCAAACAGTTCGAGAGTCTGCTGCCGGATAGTGAGCATAAAAGCGAATGGATGCAGGAATTGCGTCAATATATGGAGCAATCGGATAATCTGAGCCATGCATTTGCCAAGCAGCTGGGGCGTTTATTTGGCCGTTTTGGTGTAATACTGCTGGATTCGGATGATTCTCAGCTGCGTCGTCTGGAAGTACCGGTATTCCGCCAAATGATTCAGCAGAATGATCGCCTGACCCAGGCTTATCTGGCAGCTGCCGAAAAAGTACGTGCGCTTGGTTATGAAGAACAAGCGACAGTAGCAGAGGACAGTGCCAATCTGTTCTATATCCATAGTGATGAGATTTATACAAATGAACGAATTTTGCTGTTCAAGCGTGACGGTATGTTCACGGATCGCAAAGGTCTTGTGACGTTCACACCGGATGAACTGCTGGATATGTTGGAGCAGCATCCAGAACGGTTCAGTAATAACGTACTTACGCGTCCCTTGATGCAGGAATCGTTATTCCCGGTATTGAGCACTATTCTGGGTACAGGCGAGATTGCTTACTGGGCACTTACCCATCAGGCATTTGAAGTACTGGATTTGCAGATGCCACCGATTTTGCCACGGATGTCATTTACCATGATAGAGGAGAAAATACAGATGCTGATGAAGCAGTTTGGTCTTTCTTTTGACGATGTGCGCCAGCGGTTTGATGAAGTGAGAACACAATGGTTGTCCGAACAAGAAGATTACCATCTGGATGAGCGTTTTGCAGAGCTGAGACGCCAGTTTGATCAGATGTATCTGCCTTTTATTGAGTCACTGGCTGAAGTGGATCCGTCATTGCCTCATATTGCTGCAACCAATCAGCATAAGATCGAAGCGCAAATTGAGTATCTGCATCGCAAGAGCAGTAACGCGGTATCCAAACAGCATGAAGTGGGTCTGCGCCGACTGGATCGTATTGCCCATTCGCTTTATCCGTTTGGCAAGCCGCAGGAACGTACGATTAACAGTTATTATTATTTTGGTCGTTATGGCGAGCAATGGCTGGATCAGTTGCTGAGTATAGAGCCTGATCTGGACGGCGGACATCGACTGATTTATATGTAA
- the rsmH gene encoding 16S rRNA (cytosine(1402)-N(4))-methyltransferase RsmH: protein MFHHITVLKEEATRALQVKPDGIYVDCTLGGAGHSSVIAAELGAGGRLIAFDQDDTALNNAKAVLAPYEDKVTLIKSNFRHLEEKLLEAGVPVKDGVPQVDGILFDLGVSSPQFDDADRGFSYNHDAALDMRMDQSIELTARTIVNTWPEEEIARILYRYGEEKFSKRIAKVIVKQRSIAPIETTGELAELVKEGIPAAARRTGGHPAKRSFQGLRIAVNDELGAFEEALHQSVRCLAPGGRVSVITFHSLEDRLCKQIFAEYLEKDVAPQGFPIYVSNGGVLKLVNRKPVLPTNEEVTSNKRARSAKLRVAEKVKKETQE, encoded by the coding sequence TTGTTTCATCACATCACTGTATTAAAAGAAGAAGCGACAAGAGCCCTTCAGGTCAAACCTGACGGAATCTATGTCGATTGTACGCTCGGGGGAGCAGGACACAGTTCGGTTATTGCAGCTGAGCTGGGCGCAGGAGGTCGACTGATTGCTTTCGATCAGGATGATACTGCACTAAATAATGCCAAGGCGGTATTGGCACCATATGAGGACAAAGTCACTCTGATCAAAAGTAACTTCCGCCATCTGGAGGAAAAGCTTTTGGAAGCCGGAGTGCCAGTCAAAGATGGAGTACCGCAGGTAGACGGCATTCTGTTCGATCTTGGCGTTTCTTCACCTCAGTTCGACGATGCTGACAGGGGATTCAGCTATAATCACGATGCTGCGCTGGATATGCGGATGGATCAATCTATCGAACTGACAGCCCGTACCATTGTGAATACCTGGCCTGAAGAAGAAATCGCCCGCATACTATATCGATATGGCGAAGAAAAATTTTCCAAACGAATTGCCAAAGTCATCGTGAAGCAGAGAAGTATAGCGCCGATCGAGACAACAGGGGAACTGGCAGAACTCGTCAAGGAAGGCATTCCCGCTGCAGCAAGAAGAACAGGCGGACATCCTGCGAAGCGCAGCTTCCAGGGACTGCGAATTGCTGTAAACGATGAATTGGGTGCTTTTGAAGAAGCGCTTCATCAATCCGTGCGCTGTCTGGCACCGGGCGGACGTGTGTCGGTTATCACTTTCCATTCTCTGGAAGATCGTTTGTGCAAGCAAATTTTTGCAGAGTACCTGGAAAAAGATGTTGCACCGCAGGGCTTCCCTATTTATGTGAGTAACGGCGGTGTACTGAAATTGGTGAATCGCAAGCCGGTTCTGCCAACAAATGAAGAAGTAACAAGCAACAAACGGGCAAGATCCGCCAAATTGCGTGTTGCCGAAAAGGTAAAAAAAGAAACTCAAGAATAA
- the mraZ gene encoding division/cell wall cluster transcriptional repressor MraZ: protein MFMGEYQHNIDDKGRIIIPAKFRELLGPSFVVTRGLDHCLFVYPMEEWSLLEQKLKSLPLMKADARAFTRFFFSGALEGEWDKQGRVNLPVNLRQYARLEKECVIIGVSNRVEIWSQAIWEQYYNESEQSFNEIAEKLVDFDLDL, encoded by the coding sequence ATGTTCATGGGTGAGTATCAGCATAACATTGACGATAAAGGCCGGATTATTATTCCAGCTAAATTTCGCGAACTTCTGGGACCATCTTTTGTTGTTACCCGTGGTCTGGACCATTGTCTTTTCGTTTATCCCATGGAGGAGTGGTCTCTCCTGGAACAAAAGCTTAAATCTTTACCACTGATGAAAGCCGATGCCCGTGCTTTTACGCGTTTCTTTTTCTCAGGAGCGCTGGAAGGGGAATGGGACAAGCAAGGGCGTGTCAATCTGCCGGTTAACTTGAGGCAGTACGCCAGGCTGGAGAAAGAATGTGTAATCATTGGTGTCTCCAACAGGGTAGAGATTTGGAGCCAAGCTATTTGGGAACAATATTATAACGAATCAGAACAATCATTTAACGAAATTGCTGAGAAGCTGGTTGATTTTGATCTTGATCTGTAA
- a CDS encoding penicillin-binding transpeptidase domain-containing protein, which translates to MDKRIKLRALFIGGCITLFFAVLVIRVFWIQVVQGSDWHKYAEKQWTSQNTISAVRGTITDRNGNKLAMDAPAYNVGLNPKVIAELGVKDEIVSRLHEILGTDESEIEKQATSMTTPTAKNPVSELRTWRELNSGGRRIPQDKADQVNALIAELKEKTGRRYDVGVQLDVTTKRYYPKNELASHVLGYTNNDGEAVAGIEAYYDKQLKGEDGSIVYQRDNQKDKLPDSQDVYKPAVNGSNLTLTIDETIQYYTEQAMKEAFKQLQPKSITVIAADPNTMDILAMANMPTFDPNKFNEVTEENYDSFKNLGIKAEYEPGSTFKIITLAGAVEEGLFNPEATYQSGTIQVGRTTLHDINRVGWGPITYLTGLKRSSNVAFVKLGYEMLGAERLRKYIDAFGFGVKTGVDLPGELSGAITFNPNIKTEVATAAYGHGRVQVTPLQQLVGVSAVANGGKVLTPHVVKSITDPNTGITTDVPVHEVRQAIDAATSEKVRGYLEQVVSDQEIGTGRHAYIDGYRVAGKTGTAVKVINGKYDYTKQVVSFIGFAPADKPKIAMIVVIDQPADSKLGGGAAAAPVFKKIVSQALPYMGVPKATDDSDTQKKTKAATSAPAPVSYNVPTLTGKTVDAAKKKLIASGITFKVVGTGNKVVKQYPAVGALMDGGQSVYLMTEDPTKMEIPDLKGESLRDALEILNLMKVEVTTVGQGYVAEQVESSANGRRIITLTLKSARAIVTGVDDEEANALGTKEATPAAGDDQTSNEAENKDSTDKTTEESTSSSETSADSAGTTSESIGPPSTDAGTNSTGSSTEETKSTSGSTLKIPEPTGAPTN; encoded by the coding sequence GTGGATAAAAGAATAAAACTTCGTGCTTTATTTATAGGGGGATGCATCACCCTCTTTTTTGCTGTACTCGTGATTCGGGTATTCTGGATACAGGTTGTCCAGGGATCGGATTGGCATAAGTACGCAGAGAAACAGTGGACAAGCCAAAATACGATTTCTGCTGTTCGAGGTACAATTACGGACCGTAACGGCAATAAGTTGGCAATGGATGCGCCTGCCTACAATGTTGGACTTAACCCAAAGGTAATTGCGGAACTTGGGGTAAAGGATGAGATTGTAAGCCGTTTGCATGAAATTCTTGGCACGGATGAAAGTGAAATTGAGAAGCAGGCTACATCCATGACAACACCGACAGCCAAAAATCCAGTGAGCGAGCTGCGTACATGGCGTGAGCTGAATTCGGGTGGACGGCGTATCCCTCAGGATAAAGCAGATCAGGTGAATGCACTGATTGCTGAGCTGAAAGAAAAAACTGGTCGACGCTATGATGTTGGGGTACAGCTCGATGTAACGACCAAACGCTATTATCCCAAAAATGAACTTGCTTCTCATGTCCTTGGATATACCAACAATGATGGTGAAGCAGTAGCTGGTATTGAAGCTTATTATGATAAGCAGCTCAAAGGTGAAGATGGTTCTATTGTTTATCAACGTGATAATCAAAAGGATAAACTGCCGGATTCGCAGGATGTGTATAAGCCTGCAGTGAATGGCAGCAATCTGACGCTTACGATTGATGAGACGATTCAGTATTATACGGAGCAGGCGATGAAAGAAGCATTTAAGCAGCTTCAGCCGAAAAGTATTACGGTAATTGCTGCCGATCCGAATACAATGGATATTCTCGCAATGGCAAATATGCCGACTTTTGATCCTAATAAGTTTAATGAAGTGACAGAAGAAAACTATGACAGCTTCAAAAACCTGGGAATCAAAGCGGAGTATGAGCCAGGTTCTACTTTCAAAATCATTACTCTGGCAGGTGCAGTTGAAGAAGGATTATTTAATCCTGAAGCGACGTATCAATCAGGTACGATTCAAGTTGGCCGTACCACGCTTCATGACATCAATCGTGTAGGTTGGGGCCCTATTACTTATCTAACGGGGCTGAAGCGTTCCAGTAACGTAGCGTTTGTTAAACTGGGTTATGAGATGTTGGGAGCAGAGAGATTACGCAAGTATATTGATGCTTTTGGATTTGGCGTAAAAACAGGGGTTGATTTGCCGGGTGAGCTGTCAGGTGCAATCACTTTCAATCCGAATATTAAAACAGAGGTTGCTACAGCAGCTTACGGGCATGGTCGTGTACAGGTTACTCCTTTACAGCAGCTGGTAGGCGTCTCGGCAGTAGCAAACGGCGGTAAAGTGCTAACCCCTCACGTAGTTAAATCAATTACCGACCCGAATACCGGCATAACTACAGATGTACCTGTACATGAAGTGCGTCAGGCTATTGATGCTGCTACTTCGGAGAAAGTACGTGGTTATCTGGAACAGGTCGTATCTGACCAGGAGATCGGAACAGGTCGCCATGCTTATATTGATGGTTATCGTGTAGCTGGTAAAACAGGTACAGCGGTCAAGGTTATCAACGGGAAATATGATTATACCAAGCAGGTCGTTTCCTTTATTGGATTTGCACCGGCAGATAAACCGAAAATCGCTATGATCGTTGTGATTGACCAGCCTGCCGACTCCAAGCTGGGCGGTGGTGCGGCGGCAGCTCCAGTATTCAAGAAAATCGTGAGCCAGGCCCTCCCATATATGGGCGTACCCAAAGCAACCGATGACAGTGATACGCAGAAGAAAACCAAAGCCGCAACATCTGCACCAGCGCCAGTTAGTTACAATGTACCTACACTTACCGGCAAAACGGTAGATGCTGCCAAGAAGAAACTGATTGCCAGTGGTATTACTTTTAAAGTAGTCGGTACAGGCAATAAAGTCGTTAAGCAGTATCCAGCAGTAGGAGCATTGATGGACGGCGGTCAAAGTGTATATCTGATGACCGAAGATCCGACCAAAATGGAAATCCCCGATCTCAAGGGCGAGTCTCTGCGCGATGCGCTGGAGATCCTGAACCTGATGAAGGTCGAGGTAACTACAGTAGGACAGGGCTATGTGGCTGAACAGGTTGAATCTTCAGCGAATGGTCGCCGAATCATTACACTGACACTCAAATCAGCGAGAGCGATTGTTACAGGTGTGGATGATGAGGAAGCGAACGCGCTGGGGACTAAGGAAGCAACACCAGCTGCCGGTGATGACCAAACATCAAACGAAGCGGAAAATAAAGATTCTACAGACAAGACGACCGAAGAATCGACTTCGTCGTCAGAGACTTCGGCAGATTCGGCTGGAACAACTTCTGAATCGATCGGCCCTCCTTCAACAGATGCAGGTACTAATAGTACCGGTAGTTCTACTGAAGAGACAAAAAGCACGTCCGGAAGCACACTGAAAATTCCAGAGCCTACAGGTGCTCCAACGAACTAA
- a CDS encoding ABC transporter ATP-binding protein: MEKILTVKNLSVSFSTRAGEFNAVKDVNFEIGKGETLGIVGESGSGKSVTAQTIMRLIPSPPSKIKSGEITFLGESLLHKTDKQMESIRGKDIGMIFQDPMTSLNPTIKVGKQITEVLRKHQKMSSTEAKASALEMLKLVGIKNPEVRFNHYPHQFSGGMRQRAMIAIALACRPSLLIADEPTTALDVTIQAQILDLMKDMQQKLGTSIILITHDLGVVAGMCDRVVVMKEGDVVETGTTSEIFKNPQHPYTKRLLNALPRLDEPKKPKMVSAIAGLDPTRPLVEVSNLRQHFNLGKGNILKAVNDISFKIYEGETLGVVGESGCGKSTTGRTMLRLYEPTGGSVKFNGTDIFSLSPRKMKAMRKDMQMIFQDPYASLNPRFNVMDIIGESLDIHGLAGSRAERKRRVEELLDMVGLNASHATRYPHEFSGGQRQRIGIARALAVNPKFIICDEPLSALDVSIQAQVVKLLEELQQRLGLTYLFIAHDLSMVKHISDRVAVMYMGKIVELAESEELYANPLHPYTKTLLSAIPIPDPDVEVNKRRILLPDEQQAPVESANPGAPKDPFNLENSELMEVSPGHWVAQSLA; the protein is encoded by the coding sequence GTGGAGAAAATCTTAACAGTCAAGAATTTGAGCGTGTCTTTCAGTACTCGTGCAGGCGAATTTAATGCCGTAAAAGATGTCAATTTTGAAATTGGCAAAGGAGAGACGCTGGGTATTGTTGGGGAATCCGGTAGTGGTAAGAGTGTAACAGCTCAAACTATTATGCGTCTGATTCCTTCTCCGCCTTCTAAGATTAAAAGTGGAGAAATCACTTTCCTGGGCGAGAGCCTGCTTCATAAAACCGATAAACAAATGGAATCTATTCGTGGTAAAGATATCGGTATGATCTTCCAGGATCCGATGACTTCCCTGAATCCAACGATCAAAGTCGGCAAACAGATTACGGAAGTACTGCGGAAACACCAGAAAATGTCTTCTACAGAAGCCAAAGCATCGGCACTGGAAATGCTCAAACTGGTTGGTATTAAAAATCCGGAAGTTCGTTTTAACCATTATCCTCACCAGTTCTCGGGTGGTATGCGTCAGCGTGCGATGATCGCGATTGCTCTGGCTTGTCGTCCATCCCTGCTGATTGCGGATGAGCCTACAACTGCACTGGACGTTACGATTCAGGCCCAGATTCTGGATCTGATGAAAGATATGCAGCAAAAGCTTGGTACATCGATTATCCTGATTACGCATGACCTGGGTGTAGTAGCCGGTATGTGTGACCGCGTCGTGGTTATGAAAGAGGGCGATGTTGTAGAAACAGGTACAACATCCGAGATCTTCAAAAATCCACAGCATCCTTATACCAAACGCCTGCTTAATGCACTGCCTCGTCTGGATGAGCCGAAAAAACCTAAAATGGTATCTGCTATCGCAGGTCTTGATCCTACTCGTCCGCTGGTAGAAGTGTCGAATCTTCGTCAGCACTTCAACTTGGGCAAAGGCAATATTCTCAAAGCCGTTAATGATATCAGCTTCAAAATCTATGAAGGCGAAACACTGGGAGTCGTTGGGGAGTCCGGTTGTGGTAAATCTACAACAGGCCGTACGATGCTTCGCTTGTATGAGCCAACAGGAGGAAGCGTTAAATTTAACGGAACCGATATTTTCAGCCTGTCTCCACGCAAAATGAAAGCGATGCGTAAAGATATGCAGATGATCTTCCAGGATCCTTATGCATCTTTGAACCCTCGTTTTAATGTTATGGATATTATCGGTGAATCGCTGGATATCCACGGTCTGGCGGGAAGCCGTGCAGAACGTAAAAGACGTGTAGAAGAACTGCTGGATATGGTTGGCCTGAACGCAAGTCACGCTACCCGTTATCCGCATGAATTCTCCGGTGGTCAAAGACAGAGAATCGGGATTGCCCGCGCTCTGGCTGTTAATCCAAAATTCATTATCTGTGATGAGCCGTTGTCTGCACTGGACGTATCGATTCAGGCACAGGTAGTTAAACTATTGGAAGAGCTGCAGCAGCGTCTAGGTCTGACTTATCTGTTTATTGCCCATGATCTGTCCATGGTTAAGCATATCAGTGATCGTGTAGCTGTTATGTACATGGGTAAAATTGTAGAGCTGGCAGAAAGTGAAGAGCTGTATGCGAATCCGCTGCATCCTTACACCAAAACATTGCTGTCTGCTATTCCGATCCCTGATCCGGATGTAGAAGTCAATAAACGCAGAATTCTGCTTCCGGATGAGCAACAGGCTCCTGTAGAGTCTGCTAACCCGGGTGCACCAAAAGATCCTTTCAATCTGGAAAATTCCGAGCTGATGGAAGTTTCTCCAGGACACTGGGTTGCTCAATCGCTGGCATAA
- a CDS encoding adenosylhomocysteinase, translated as MTLPSLQNSIVADMALAPEGHRKIEWVSSHMPVLNRIREEFERDLPFKGLKVTICLHLEAKTAYLAKVVQAGGAEVTITGSNPLSTQDDVCAALVEDGITVFAKYNPEPAEYKSLVLHALETRPDLIIDDGGDLITLMHGERPDLLEGIRGGAEETTTGIIRLKALQKEGTLKLPMVAVNDAYCKHLFDNRYGTGQSVFDGIIRTTNLMIAGTTVVVVGYGWCGKGVAMRAKGLGANVIVTEVDAIKAVEAHMDGFHVMPMIKAAALGDFFITVTGNKDVIVGEHYDVMKNGAIVCNAGHFDVEANKPDLAARAVSIRTARKNIEEYKMQDGRRIYLLAEGRLVNLGAADGHPAEIMDMTFALQAVGLRYVNENYEQLGAGVISVPYELDEQVARYRLESLGIDIDVLSGAQKSYLDSWS; from the coding sequence ATGACATTACCATCCCTTCAAAACAGCATTGTCGCTGATATGGCGCTTGCTCCGGAAGGCCACCGCAAAATCGAGTGGGTATCTTCCCATATGCCGGTATTGAACCGGATACGTGAAGAATTTGAACGTGATCTTCCTTTCAAGGGACTGAAAGTAACGATCTGTCTGCATTTGGAAGCCAAAACGGCTTACCTGGCCAAAGTGGTACAGGCAGGCGGAGCGGAAGTTACGATTACGGGTAGTAATCCATTGTCTACACAGGATGATGTATGTGCAGCATTGGTCGAAGATGGAATTACCGTTTTTGCCAAATATAATCCGGAACCTGCCGAGTACAAGAGCCTGGTTCTGCATGCTCTGGAGACTCGTCCTGACCTGATTATCGACGATGGCGGAGATCTGATTACTCTGATGCATGGCGAACGCCCGGATCTGCTGGAAGGTATTCGTGGTGGTGCAGAAGAGACAACAACCGGTATTATCCGTCTCAAAGCGCTGCAAAAAGAAGGTACGCTCAAATTGCCTATGGTTGCTGTCAATGACGCATACTGCAAGCATCTGTTTGATAACCGTTATGGTACGGGTCAATCCGTGTTTGATGGTATTATTCGTACAACCAACCTGATGATTGCCGGCACAACAGTTGTCGTAGTCGGTTATGGCTGGTGTGGTAAAGGTGTAGCGATGCGTGCCAAAGGATTGGGTGCCAATGTTATCGTCACCGAAGTGGATGCGATCAAGGCAGTAGAAGCCCATATGGATGGATTCCATGTAATGCCGATGATCAAAGCAGCAGCACTTGGCGACTTCTTTATTACCGTAACTGGTAACAAGGACGTTATCGTAGGCGAACACTATGATGTAATGAAAAATGGCGCTATTGTATGTAACGCTGGTCATTTCGATGTGGAAGCGAACAAGCCGGATCTGGCTGCGCGTGCTGTATCGATTCGTACCGCTCGCAAAAACATTGAAGAATACAAAATGCAGGATGGACGCCGCATTTACCTTCTGGCTGAAGGACGCCTGGTAAATCTGGGAGCCGCAGACGGTCATCCGGCTGAAATTATGGATATGACATTTGCTCTGCAAGCAGTAGGACTGCGTTATGTCAATGAAAATTACGAGCAGCTGGGTGCAGGTGTAATCAGTGTACCTTATGAACTGGATGAGCAGGTGGCACGTTACAGACTGGAAAGTCTCGGTATTGATATTGATGTGCTGAGTGGTGCACAAAAATCGTATCTGGACAGCTGGTCCTGA
- a CDS encoding UDP-N-acetylmuramoyl-L-alanyl-D-glutamate--2,6-diaminopimelate ligase, translated as MLLSEAASLLITSRIEGTADVSITGMEIDSRKVKTGDLFICLPGFTVDGHDFAEQAITQGAAALVVERVLPFDIPQLVVSSCRHAMAVLGDAFYEHPSRKLNMIGITGTNGKTTTSYLIERIMNDHHINTGLIGTIEMRYNGKAVPMPRTTPEAMELQRLLHDMVQNDVQCCVMEVSSHALEQGRVKGTDYRTAIFTNISQDHLDYHETMEQYVAAKGLFFARLGNSYDADPSERKYAVLNADDPAVDYFRSITAADVITYGVDQPADVQASNIRITARGTTFHLETFRGNIDMTLQMVGKFNVYNALAAITAALIENVPLEQIRDSLGQMPGVDGRVEAVDAGQPFAVIVDYAHTPDGLENVLRTITEFAEGRILTVFGCGGDRDRTKRPLMGQVAAKYSDYTLVTSDNPRTEEPLSILDDIEAGLREQQVAADRYELIVDRRAAIQKAVEMAQPGDVLLIAGKGHETYQIVGTEVHDFDDRLVAKEAIRGLSK; from the coding sequence ATGTTGTTATCTGAAGCGGCCAGCCTGCTTATTACATCCCGGATTGAAGGTACAGCGGATGTTTCCATCACTGGCATGGAAATTGACTCGCGCAAAGTAAAAACGGGAGATTTATTTATCTGTCTGCCGGGCTTCACGGTAGATGGTCATGATTTTGCAGAACAGGCAATAACCCAGGGAGCTGCTGCGCTTGTAGTAGAAAGAGTTTTACCTTTCGATATTCCCCAGCTGGTTGTTAGCAGCTGCCGTCATGCTATGGCTGTACTCGGAGATGCTTTTTATGAACACCCCAGTCGCAAATTGAATATGATCGGAATAACGGGTACCAATGGCAAAACCACAACTTCCTACCTGATTGAGCGTATTATGAATGATCATCATATCAATACAGGCTTGATTGGAACAATCGAAATGCGTTATAACGGTAAAGCAGTACCGATGCCTCGTACTACACCGGAAGCTATGGAGCTTCAGCGCTTGCTGCATGATATGGTACAAAATGATGTGCAGTGTTGTGTAATGGAAGTGTCTTCACATGCGCTGGAGCAGGGACGGGTCAAAGGAACAGATTACCGGACAGCCATTTTTACAAATATCAGTCAGGATCATCTGGATTATCATGAGACGATGGAACAGTATGTAGCAGCCAAAGGGCTGTTTTTTGCACGTCTGGGGAACTCTTATGATGCAGATCCATCAGAACGCAAATATGCTGTACTGAATGCTGACGATCCGGCAGTGGATTATTTCCGCAGCATCACGGCAGCAGATGTAATTACATATGGTGTCGATCAGCCTGCCGATGTACAAGCTTCGAATATCCGGATTACTGCCAGAGGAACTACTTTCCATCTGGAGACATTCCGCGGCAATATCGATATGACTCTCCAGATGGTAGGCAAGTTCAATGTATATAATGCACTTGCCGCGATTACCGCAGCGCTAATCGAGAATGTACCTTTGGAACAGATTCGCGACAGTCTTGGACAGATGCCGGGTGTAGATGGACGTGTCGAAGCGGTAGACGCCGGACAGCCTTTTGCTGTAATCGTGGATTATGCCCATACACCGGATGGACTCGAAAATGTACTTCGGACAATTACCGAATTTGCCGAAGGACGAATACTGACGGTATTTGGCTGCGGTGGTGACCGGGATCGGACCAAGCGTCCGTTAATGGGACAGGTAGCTGCCAAATACAGTGATTATACGCTGGTTACATCGGATAATCCGCGTACAGAAGAGCCTCTGAGTATTCTCGATGATATTGAAGCCGGTCTGCGTGAGCAGCAGGTAGCTGCGGATCGCTATGAACTCATCGTCGACCGCCGCGCTGCTATTCAAAAAGCGGTTG